Part of the Oncorhynchus masou masou isolate Uvic2021 chromosome 24, UVic_Omas_1.1, whole genome shotgun sequence genome is shown below.
TGATTGATTTTAAATGATGCTGTGTTTTTAACACAATAACAAGATAGCCACGTTTTTTTATAATAAACAATTGGATTGATTACCGTGCTTGCACTATTTTAGGTGACAAAAACAGACTAATTCTGGGGCAAGAGATGGTGAAGAGACATCAACTTTTTCATGATTATAAAGAAGGTGACCAGAGATACTACAACCAAACATCACCTGCTATTTCAGAGGGAAAGGGTCATATTGACGACGACGAAACATCCAACTCATCAAGGAAGAAGTCTCGGACCGTATTCTCGCGGAGTCAGGTTTACCAACTAGAATCGACGTTTGACCTGAAACGTTACCTTAGCAGTACAGAACGAGCGAGTCTCGCCTCCAGTCTCCAGTTGACAGAGATACAGGTGAAAACTTGGTTCCAGAATCGGAGGAACAAGTGGAAACGTCTGCTTTCTGCGGAGATAGAGGCGGTGAACATGGCTCACGCATCATCCGCACAAACTCTGGTTGGGATGCCGTTCTTCTTCAAAGAGAATTTCCGGCTACGGATTCCTGTCCCTGGATCAATGACTTTCCCTACACCTCTATGTTATCCAGGGAGCAACATGCAAGCTTTACCTGTGTACAATTTTTATAATAAAATTGAATAGAATGATTGCCAGATAGCCTTTTGTAGTCTAATTCATTAAATTACAAACTATTTATATTGCCATTATTAGGCTGTGCCATGGGCCTATTTTATTACAACACACCGAATCATAAATAACCTGACAAAACAATGTCTACATATCCGTCCACTGCCTCCCAGTGTATTTTCTTCTCTCGATTCTTAGAAAAACGTTCTGGATCGAAACAAAAATTGTTATATTGTTTGCTTCATATACTGTATGGCACCCCGCAGGGGTTCTTCTTCACTTAACCACAATTGGTTCCATATAAGAACCCTTGGGTCCCATATAGTATTCTATATGGGATTCAATACAGGGTTCTGGAACCAATTtcggttctatatagaaccttaAGCGGTGCCATACATGAAGTAAGCATATATCCCTTTATGGTTCTATCCAGAACCCATTTTCATAAAATAAGGTTATACCGGTAGGTCACGTCATTCAGTCCCGTCCTATCAGGAAACAATACCGTTTTTATGAGTTACAAATTTCATAACAAAAGTCGCAAAGGTGAGAACATGTTAcattgaaaatgtgtgtgtgggcCATTTCATGCTGTATGATTTACCTGACGCACGAAAAATGTCACGAACTGGCTGATGCAAACATTAAATGCCGGTAAATTTGtataaatgcagacagaaaatgtgttcattcgacatggtgggatctttttgtgtcggtaaaatgaaTTATGATGAGAAATAGCGGTGGAAATGCCTTTaagcgcaaatattgatataataaacaTTATATCGATGTAAACTTGGGAGTCACGCAATATGCCGTGTGGTCCTCCCAATTTGACtcaggaaagcatgcagtttatgaGGCTGCAGATTAAataatgatgaacttcacaggatgGTGAATGTGCAAGGTGATtagcttgatgctcctttacaTTAAATATAATCAGGCAAAAAgtcagtttgatggaaacacatctctgatGGGAAAATGCGCATATAGTTCGTTTTAAATAATACGTACGATTTGGCTGTTGGGGGGCAAGGGGCCCCGTAGCTCCGGTAAAATCATGGACAACTACGTGCCATTTTCAAGGGATTGTGAAATACATGTTAAAACTATTTGGTTTTAATATCATCACCTATTGAGGATAGTCAGAGGATAGGGAAGTTACACTTC
Proteins encoded:
- the LOC135513375 gene encoding homeobox protein HMX2-like, whose amino-acid sequence is MFIRMKKSEDSGSKVSFTSVSNFTIQSILGTVSEDAHKDSCNSRSNAGLLQRQRMRSVSSEGFSGGEDSTDFYPLPGGKKPRNDLNDLTLSCLSDKNRLILGQEMVKRHQLFHDYKEGDQRYYNQTSPAISEGKGHIDDDETSNSSRKKSRTVFSRSQVYQLESTFDLKRYLSSTERASLASSLQLTEIQVKTWFQNRRNKWKRLLSAEIEAVNMAHASSAQTLVGMPFFFKENFRLRIPVPGSMTFPTPLCYPGSNMQALPVYNFYNKIE